A stretch of Methanobrevibacter boviskoreani JH1 DNA encodes these proteins:
- a CDS encoding DUF4041 domain-containing protein: MNIKENKGLILIIIGIILSCTIYGMVIGIPLIILGTYFLYNKSKKREEFLDNRLNTKREEIRNINKKLEKLEKDKEKEIDEKLKDKREELDNIDEKLDQLEKERINEVDNQIKDKIDKLNNLNEKYDKLDKQKQMALDYKLEDKQKEYNELTIKIKSLKKEIVNDEDEIEMQSYGLYKPHYNFVNAVSYKERLDAIRKEQKQMIKDKTAAICVKEWTIDGDKNKGKSFTNSNIKQILRSFNLESEIIINKVKHSNIEQSEKRLRKSFGQLNKLNDKVNVKITTHYLNLKMDELHLAYEYEVKKQEEKELLREAREREREEKKIQKELQKEKNKFNKENDKLNKEIEEIKKQMTNSAEEEKSKLQAEIEKLKQALNKNNEEIEKINEWKEKPGAGYVYIISNIGSFGKGVFKIGVTRRDNPEDRIRELSSASVPFRYDTHVFIFSKDAYELESELHKRFEKQRVNKVNKRKEFFRISMDDVKQIVEENKGAVHSFVEKPDAEEYYDTLKIEKRMGLT; the protein is encoded by the coding sequence ATGAATATAAAAGAAAATAAAGGATTAATATTAATAATAATTGGAATAATCTTATCATGCACTATATATGGAATGGTTATTGGGATTCCATTAATAATTTTAGGAACATATTTTCTTTATAATAAGTCTAAAAAAAGGGAAGAATTTCTTGACAATCGTTTAAACACTAAACGAGAAGAAATAAGAAATATCAATAAAAAACTTGAAAAATTAGAGAAAGATAAAGAAAAAGAAATTGATGAAAAATTAAAAGATAAACGTGAAGAATTAGATAACATTGATGAAAAATTAGATCAATTAGAAAAAGAAAGAATAAATGAAGTAGATAATCAGATAAAAGATAAGATTGATAAATTAAATAATTTAAATGAAAAATATGATAAATTAGATAAACAGAAACAAATGGCTCTTGATTATAAATTAGAAGATAAACAGAAAGAATATAATGAATTAACTATTAAAATCAAGAGTTTAAAAAAAGAAATAGTTAATGATGAAGATGAAATAGAAATGCAATCTTATGGTTTATATAAACCACATTATAATTTTGTAAATGCGGTATCATATAAGGAAAGATTAGATGCTATTCGTAAAGAACAAAAACAGATGATTAAAGATAAAACTGCTGCAATATGTGTGAAAGAATGGACAATTGATGGGGATAAAAATAAAGGGAAATCATTCACTAATTCAAATATTAAGCAAATACTTCGTTCTTTCAATCTTGAATCTGAGATTATTATAAATAAAGTTAAACATTCCAATATTGAACAATCTGAGAAAAGATTAAGGAAGTCATTTGGTCAACTTAATAAATTGAATGATAAAGTAAATGTTAAAATCACAACACATTATCTTAATCTTAAAATGGATGAATTACATTTAGCTTATGAATATGAAGTTAAAAAACAAGAAGAAAAAGAACTACTTCGTGAGGCTCGTGAAAGAGAAAGGGAAGAGAAAAAGATTCAAAAAGAATTACAGAAAGAAAAAAATAAATTTAATAAAGAAAATGATAAATTAAATAAAGAGATTGAAGAAATAAAAAAACAGATGACTAATTCTGCAGAGGAAGAAAAATCAAAATTACAAGCAGAGATTGAAAAATTAAAACAAGCATTAAATAAGAATAATGAAGAAATTGAAAAAATTAATGAGTGGAAAGAAAAACCAGGAGCGGGATATGTATATATAATATCAAATATTGGATCATTTGGTAAAGGAGTATTTAAGATAGGTGTTACTCGTAGAGATAATCCTGAGGATCGTATTAGAGAATTATCATCTGCATCAGTTCCTTTTCGTTATGATACTCATGTTTTTATTTTCAGTAAAGATGCATATGAATTAGAATCAGAATTACATAAACGCTTTGAAAAGCAAAGAGTAAATAAAGTTAATAAACGTAAAGAGTTCTTCCGCATAAGTATGGATGATGTTAAACAGATTGTTGAAGAAAATAAAGGTGCCGTCCATAGTTTTGTAGAAAAACCGGATGCAGAAGAATATTATGATACTCTTAAAATTGAAAAAAGAATGGGTTTAACATAA